One genomic segment of Chryseobacterium phocaeense includes these proteins:
- a CDS encoding M28 family peptidase, whose product MNFKNIRKPAANKIIIVAGLIFIAVFCFAADCKDRPVQKSPVPADINLVKSHLQALTQTPKFRNYKNIDQLNTVADYIQQNFSKYSDSTAFQEYHVDGRIYKNVISSFGTENKKRIIIGAHYDVCGDQQGADDNATGVTALLELARMLKGQKLNYRIDLVAYTLEEPPYFRTENMGSYIHAKYLKDHHIEVYGMASVEMIGYFRDEKDSQSYPLGVLSWVYGNKGDFITLVKKFSAGDFVNHFTTNFKEANQIKTETFTAPKFVKGTDFSDHLNYWKFGYSALMITDTSFFRNKNYHETTDTLETLDLPKMTSVIDGIFLSLIHLK is encoded by the coding sequence ATGAATTTTAAAAATATAAGAAAGCCTGCAGCTAATAAGATCATTATTGTTGCAGGCTTGATTTTTATAGCCGTGTTTTGTTTCGCAGCAGACTGCAAAGACCGGCCGGTACAGAAGTCTCCGGTGCCGGCAGATATTAATCTGGTGAAAAGCCATCTGCAGGCCCTTACACAAACCCCAAAATTCCGGAATTATAAAAATATTGACCAGCTGAATACTGTAGCAGATTATATTCAGCAGAATTTCAGTAAATACAGTGACAGTACAGCCTTCCAGGAATACCATGTTGATGGAAGGATCTATAAAAATGTGATCTCATCTTTCGGGACGGAGAACAAAAAGAGAATCATCATTGGAGCTCATTACGATGTCTGCGGAGACCAACAGGGAGCGGATGACAATGCAACCGGGGTAACAGCCTTACTCGAACTGGCCAGAATGCTTAAAGGTCAGAAACTGAACTACAGGATCGATCTCGTAGCCTATACCCTGGAAGAACCTCCGTACTTCAGAACTGAGAATATGGGAAGCTATATCCATGCTAAATACCTCAAAGATCATCATATTGAGGTTTACGGAATGGCAAGTGTGGAAATGATCGGGTATTTCAGGGACGAAAAAGACTCCCAAAGTTATCCGTTAGGTGTATTGTCATGGGTTTATGGTAATAAAGGGGATTTTATCACCCTCGTCAAAAAGTTTAGTGCCGGAGATTTCGTGAACCATTTCACCACTAACTTTAAAGAAGCCAATCAGATCAAAACGGAAACCTTTACAGCACCGAAATTCGTAAAAGGAACCGATTTCTCGGATCATCTCAATTACTGGAAATTCGGCTATTCTGCCCTGATGATCACCGATACCTCATTTTTCAGGAATAAAAATTATCACGAGACAACCGATACTTTGGAAACGCTGGATCTTCCGAAAATGACCAGCGTGATAGATGGTATTTTTCTAAGCCTGATCCATTTGAAATAA
- a CDS encoding RtcB family protein, which yields MGNLKLKGKDILKLGYPNNQSVNVALEVMKRNFATKNIHHVKSILKEILLNPESFEKDLTFGQIAESLLSSRKTEKRMLNTQRVPFQIFGNNISEEAKNQLYTALKLPVSVQGALMPDAHSGYGLPIGGVLAVENAVIPYGVGMDIGCRMSLSILDIPVSYLDGARDKYEKALAEHTKFGMYETHKSHIDHEIFERDTFDMIPVLRRLKGKAIKQMGSSGGGNHFVEFGEVEITEEDEQIGLPKGRYLGILSHSGSRGLGAEIAQYYSRVAAEQCPLPKEAQQFAWLDLNTHLGLEYWTAMNLAGDYASACHDDIHRRLVKAVGGRVKARIENHHNFAWREIHNGKEVIVHRKGATPANKNELGMIPGSMTAKGFIVRGKGNPDSLNSASHGAGRAHSRGECRSLFTQNDIKKELKLKKVTLIGGNTEEAPMAYKDIHEVMNAQSELVDILGTFQPRIVRMDK from the coding sequence ATGGGAAATTTAAAACTAAAAGGAAAAGATATATTAAAACTCGGATATCCGAATAATCAAAGTGTTAACGTGGCTTTGGAGGTCATGAAAAGAAATTTTGCAACCAAAAATATTCATCATGTAAAATCTATTTTAAAAGAAATCCTCCTGAATCCGGAAAGCTTTGAAAAAGACCTGACTTTCGGACAGATTGCGGAATCATTGCTTTCGTCCAGAAAAACAGAGAAAAGAATGCTCAATACGCAGCGCGTCCCGTTTCAGATCTTTGGAAATAATATTTCTGAAGAAGCAAAAAACCAGCTGTACACAGCTTTAAAACTGCCGGTTTCTGTACAGGGAGCCTTGATGCCCGATGCACACAGTGGGTACGGACTTCCGATAGGCGGTGTTCTGGCGGTAGAAAACGCAGTGATCCCCTACGGAGTAGGAATGGACATTGGCTGCAGGATGAGCCTCAGTATTTTGGATATTCCGGTTTCATACCTTGACGGAGCAAGGGATAAATATGAAAAAGCCCTTGCTGAACATACCAAATTCGGGATGTACGAAACCCACAAATCTCATATTGATCATGAAATCTTTGAGAGGGATACCTTCGATATGATCCCGGTTTTGAGAAGATTGAAAGGAAAAGCCATTAAACAGATGGGATCTTCCGGCGGCGGAAATCACTTTGTGGAATTCGGGGAAGTGGAAATTACGGAAGAAGATGAGCAGATCGGGCTTCCGAAGGGAAGATACCTGGGAATATTGTCTCACAGCGGATCCCGAGGGTTAGGAGCTGAGATTGCACAATATTATTCAAGAGTGGCCGCAGAACAGTGCCCGCTTCCAAAAGAAGCCCAACAGTTTGCATGGCTGGATCTGAATACGCATCTCGGTCTGGAATACTGGACGGCGATGAACCTTGCCGGAGATTACGCATCCGCATGTCATGATGATATCCACAGAAGGCTTGTAAAAGCCGTGGGAGGAAGAGTGAAAGCCAGAATAGAGAACCATCACAATTTTGCGTGGAGAGAAATTCATAATGGGAAAGAAGTGATTGTCCACAGAAAAGGAGCCACACCTGCCAATAAAAACGAGCTGGGAATGATTCCGGGTTCTATGACCGCAAAAGGGTTTATCGTTCGTGGAAAAGGAAATCCCGATTCCCTGAACTCGGCATCGCATGGAGCAGGAAGAGCCCATTCAAGAGGAGAATGCAGAAGTCTTTTCACCCAGAATGACATCAAAAAAGAGCTGAAGCTAAAAAAGGTTACGCTGATAGGCGGAAATACGGAAGAAGCACCAATGGCGTACAAGGACATTCACGAAGTGATGAACGCACAAAGTGAACTGGTAGACATTCTCGGAACTTTTCAACCCAGAATTGTGAGAATGGATAAATAA
- a CDS encoding nucleotidyltransferase family protein, which translates to MGAPHNIKRYGEVWPEFRILHGLEILNKLKDKVIISGGWAWHFMSEEGHTEYKHAHDHKDIDVFVRKENAGEAVMILMQEGFQKVWTRYDHLQSEENFRRYEKTAELENGKSHRITIDFFERNDLETIEINDFTVVNPETLLTFYRNIHSSDKCWAVMAAKDLLQKGIDPVGHPKLSEIPKVN; encoded by the coding sequence ATGGGAGCACCTCATAATATAAAAAGATACGGAGAAGTCTGGCCGGAGTTTAGAATCCTGCACGGACTCGAAATTTTAAATAAATTAAAAGATAAGGTCATTATATCGGGCGGTTGGGCCTGGCATTTTATGTCCGAAGAAGGGCATACGGAATATAAGCATGCCCACGACCACAAGGATATTGATGTTTTTGTAAGAAAAGAAAATGCTGGAGAAGCGGTTATGATCCTCATGCAGGAAGGATTTCAGAAAGTCTGGACCCGCTACGACCACCTGCAGAGTGAGGAAAACTTCCGCAGATATGAAAAAACGGCAGAGTTGGAAAACGGAAAATCTCACAGGATTACCATCGATTTTTTTGAAAGAAATGATCTTGAAACTATTGAAATCAATGATTTTACCGTGGTTAATCCGGAAACCTTACTGACCTTTTACAGAAATATCCATTCCAGTGATAAATGCTGGGCGGTAATGGCGGCTAAAGATTTATTGCAGAAAGGGATTGATCCTGTAGGACACCCTAAATTAAGTGAAATTCCAAAAGTGAATTAA